A single region of the Brachypodium distachyon strain Bd21 chromosome 3, Brachypodium_distachyon_v3.0, whole genome shotgun sequence genome encodes:
- the LOC100844785 gene encoding probable transcription factor At4g00610: MKHKRSRKTASGSKGSVDSGSSLVAVEPQIDNKPPPPEQDIEGSRSDQDRAPTDGAVAGEEEEDGYISSSDLEPPPSASSPVVSQEDDDEDESPDNGHEGDMQPQRMKRSRSNDAPGPNPQPNKKKRDTASDQPEVPALDQEAEDEGPHGPKEIRPASPHQPGERGVWFGKVEKVRRVWYNKDEVLILNEIHNFLLERKRLPELKENDFFESILEQLEDDSCDIRNVKDKMKSLKRRYDAHVVSTTNHERLLDNLSEKIWGPRSSNNAVAGYKNEDKISLVEAEKKFEEMYPLLAQEVKLIADEDPSAKSLCIGLDAETALSIEKRLGKIKGAELKLQKRMEAKVISPKAMVRKKLARLGEKVAKKVRRS, translated from the exons ATGAAGCACAAGCGCAGCCGCAAAACCGCCTCTGGATCGAAGGGCTCGGTGGACTCTGGGAGCAGCCTCGTCGCGGTGGAGCCCCAAATCGACAacaaaccgccgccgccggaacaGGACATCGAGGGTTCCCGGTCCGATCAAGACCGGGCACCCACCGATGGCGCTGtcgctggggaagaagaagaagacggatATATCTCTTCCAGCGATCTCGAACCGCCTCCGTCGGCCAGCAGCCCTGTTGTTTCtcaggaagacgacgacgaagatgAATCACCGGATAACGGGCACGAGGGTGATATGCAGCCACAAAGGATGAAGAGGAGTAGGAGCAACGATGCGCCGGGTCCGAATCCACAGCCgaacaagaagaaaagggaTACTGCGTCAGATCAGCCTGAGGTGCCAGCGTTGGATCAGGAAGCAGAGGATGAAGGGCCCCATGGACCAAAGGAAATCAGGCCTGCGTCACCACATCAACCAGGCGAGCGAGGGGTGTggtttggcaaggtggagaaAGTCAGGCGCGTATGGTATAACAAAGATGAGGTCCTGATTCTCAATGAGATCCACAATTTTCTCCTCGAGCGTAAGAGGCTGCCCGAACTGAAGGAGAATGACTTCTTTGAATCTATACTCGAGCAGCTTGAGGACGACAGCTGTGATATTCGTAATGTTAAGGATAAAATGAAAAGTCTGAAGCGCCGCTACGATGCCCATGTCGTATCTACTACAAATCACGAAAGGCTCCTTGACAATCTCTCTGAAAAAATCTGGGGACCCCGGTCATCAAATAATGCTGTTGCTGGCTACAAGAATGAGGACAAAATCTCCCTAGTTGAGGCTGAGAAGAAGTTCGAGGAGATGTATCCTCTTCTCGCACAGGAGGTGAAGCTTATTGCGGATGAAGACCCTTCCGCTAAAAGCTTGTGCATTGGACTTGATGCCGAGACAGCACTTTCGATTGAGAAGCGGCTAGGGAAAATCAAAGGGGCAGAGCTGAAGCTCCAGAAGCGAATGGAGGCAAAGGTAATATCACCGAAGGCAATGGTTAGGAAGAAACTTGCCCGTTTGGGAGAGAAGGTTGCCAAGAAAGTACGAAG AAGTTGA
- the LOC100829722 gene encoding 40S ribosomal protein S3-3 gives MATQISKKKKFVSDGVFYAELNEMLTRELAEDGYSGVEVRVTPMRTEIIIRATRTQNVLGEKGRRIRELTSVVQKRFNFPENGVELYAEKVVNRGLCAIAQAESLRYKLLGGLAVRRACYGVLRFVMESGAKGCEVIVSGKLRAQRAKSMKFKDGYMISSGQPVNEYIDAAVRHVLLRQGVLGIKVKIMLDWDPKGKLGPTTPLPDLVTIHPPKEEDELRPPTLVEV, from the exons ATGGCGACCCAGatcagcaagaagaagaag TTTGTGAGCGATGGCGTGTTCTACGCCGAGCTGAACGAGATGCTCACCAGGGAGCTGGCGGAGGACGGCTACTCCGGCGTGGAGGTGCGCGTCACGCCGATGCGCACGGAGATCATCATCCGCGCCACGAGGACGCAGAACGTGCTCGGCGAGAAGGGCCGCAGGATCAGGGAGCTCACCTCCGTCGTCCAGAAGCGCTTCAACTTCCCCGAGAACGGCGTCGAGCTATACGCCGAGAAGGTCGTCAACCGTGGCCTCTGCGCCATCGCCCAGGCCGAGTCTCTCCGCTACAAGCTCCTTGGAGGCCTTGCCGTCCGCAG GGCTTGCTATGGTGTTCTTCGCTTTGTTATGGAGAGTGGTGCCAAGGGTTGTGAG GTCATTGTCAGTGGAAAGCTCAGGGCCCAGAGGGCCAAGTCCATGAAGTTCAAGGATGGGTACATGATCTCATCCGGTCAGCCAGTGAATGAGTACATTGACGCAGCTGTGAGACACGTCCTTCTCAGACAG GGTGTTCTTGGCATCAAGGTGAAGATCATGCTTGACTGGGACCCCAAGGGCAAGCTTGGCCCGACCACCCCGCTGCCTGACCTCGTCACCATCCACCCCccgaaggaggaggatgagctGCGCCCTCCGACTTTGGTCGAGGTCTAA
- the LOC104584037 gene encoding uncharacterized protein LOC104584037 — protein sequence MARTTTTPTRRPACGAAAPPFFPRRVCSRPCPDGFNSLPSSSSSPVRLAPAALVSTHDRGGRAKRACMCSPTTHPGSFRCALHRGCSSSPGTAAAGGLHQDARRSAMANSLVRIAAVEGGDHVRRALAALVRPSSHHQRRGTSFRALPSRLSAMSAAAAVAEPPPSQ from the coding sequence ATGGCGAGGACCACCACCACGCCGacccggcggccggcgtgcggcgccgccgcaccgccgTTCTTCCCCCGCCGCGTCTGCTCCCGGCCATGCCCCGACGGATTCAACAGCctgccgtcgtcgtcctcgtcgcccgtCCGCCTCGCGCCGGCGGCCTTGGTGTCGACCCACGaccgcggcggccgggcgaAAAGGGCGTGCATGTGCTCGCCCACGACGCACCCGGGCTCCTTCCGCTGCGCGCTCCACCGCGGCTGCTCCTCTTCTCCGggtacggcggcggcgggagggctGCATCAGGACGCGAGGCGGTCGGCGATGGCCAACTCGCTGGTGCGCATCGCGGCGGTGGAGGGCGGCGACCACGTGAGACGCGCGCTGGCGGCGCTCGTCCGCCCTTCCTCGCACCACCAGCGCCGCGGCACCTCCTTCCGCGCCCTGCCCAGCCGCCTCTCCGCcatgtccgccgccgccgcagtcgCAGAGCCACCGCCGTCGCAATGA
- the LOC100829414 gene encoding ABC transporter G family member 14 — MAAQELHNVGEHQHKENTPPSTCTTTTNSSNPSGAVHPTTSSPPSATAGSGGASCFRPAASNSFPLVLKFEDVVYKVKVGQSGSGEGWCSRLSSAIGGVGSAGNKKKPSSAPAPAWEKTIISGMSGVVRPGEMLAMLGPSGSGKTTLLTALGGRQTTGHLSGKITYNGHPFSGPVKRRTGFVTQHDVLYPHLTVSETLWYTALLRLPRTLSAAEKRAQAESVAHELGLGPKVAHSMVGGVRGVRGLSGGERKRVSIGLEMLVDPSLLLLDEPTSGLDSTTAARIVGTLRRVAHGGGGGGGRTVVVTIHQPSSRLYHMFDKVILLSADGRPIYYGRAADALEYFAGVGFASPLSLNPADLMLDLANGIAPATSGDDGGTAAALLHGSNESEQKEVRAKLSAAYERHIAPAVNLDICSSTDPTAGAATGGPTRRRHGGGEWTAGWWAQFSVLLRRGLKERRHESFNKLRIFQVLSVASLAGLLWWRTPASHLQDRTALIFFFSVFWGFFPLYNAVFVFPLERPFLLKERSSGMYRLSSYFAARTAADLPMELGLPTAFVLILYWMGGLDPRPASFLLSLLVVLYSVLVAQSLGLAVGAVLMDVKQGTTLASVITMVFLIAGGYYVQHIPPFVGWLRWLNYSFYCYRLLLGIQFPDGGGYYECGSGGAMCPVAEFPAIKAVGLENHWVDVCVMALLLVGYRVVAYLALDRLQPR; from the exons ATGGCGGCTCAGGAATTGCATAACGTTGGTGAGCATCAGCACAAGGAGAATACTCCTCCTTCTACTTGTACCACGACCACCAATAGCAGCAACCCTTCCGGCGCCGTCCATCCCACCACCTCCAGCCCTCCCTCAGCCaccgccggctccggcggcgcctcctgcttccgccccgccgcctccaacTCCTTCCCTCTCGTCCTCAAG TTTGAGGATGTGGTGTACAAGGTGAAGGTCGGGCAGAGCGGCTCAGGCGAAGGATGGTGCTCGAGACTCTCGTCGGCGATCGGCGGCGTCGGGAGCGCAGGGAACAAGAAGAagccgtcatcggcgccggcgccggcgtgggaGAAGACGATCATCAGCGGCATGTCGGGCGTTGTCCGGCCAGGGGAGATGCTGGCCATGCTAGGCCCATCGGGCAGCGGCAAGACGACACTCCTCACGGCCCTCGGCGGCCGCCAAACCACGGGCCACCTCTCCGGCAAGATCACCTACAACGGGCACCCATTCTCCGGCCCAGTAAAGCGCCGCACGGGCTTCGTGACCCAGCACGACGTGCTCTACCCCCACCTGACAGTCTCCGAGACCCTCTGGTACACGGCCCTGCTCCGTCTCCCGCGaaccctctccgccgccgagaAGCGGGCCCAAGCGGAGTCCGTGGCCCACGAACTCGGCCTTGGGCCCAAAGTGGCCCACAGCATGGTGGGCGGGGTCCGTGGGGTGAGGGGCCTGTCGGGCGGCGAGCGGAAGCGGGTCAGCATCGGGCTGGAGATGCTGGTGGACCCgagcttgctgctgctcgaTGAGCCCACCTCGGGTCTCGactccaccaccgccgcccgcatcGTCGGCACGCTCCGGCGCGTGgcgcatggcggcggcggtggaggcgggcgTACCGTGGTGGTGACTATCCACCAGCCGAGTTCGAGGCTGTACCACATGTTTGACAAGGTGATCTTGCTGTCGGCGGACGGAAGGCCGATCTACTACGGCCGTGCCGCCGACGCGCTGGAGTACTTCGCCGGCGTCGGGTTCGCGTCGCCGCTCTCGCTCAACCCTGCCGACCTCATGCTCGACCTCGCCAACG GTAtcgcgccggcgacgagcggcgacgacggcgggacggcggcggcgttgctcCATGGCAGCAACGAGAGCGAGCAGAAGGAGGTTCGGGCAAAGCTCTCAGCCGCGTACGAGCGCCACATTGCGCCGGCAGTGAATCTCGACATCTGCTCCTCCACGGaccccaccgccggcgccgccaccggcggaccaacgcggcggcgccatggcggTGGGGAATGGACTGCCGGCTGGTGGGCCCAGTTctccgtcctcctccggcgcggCCTCAAAGAACGCCGCCACGAGTCCTTCAACAAGCTCCGGATCTTCCAGGTGCTCAGCgtggcctccctcgccggcctcctctgGTGGCGCACGCCGGCATCCCACCTCCAAGACCGCACGgcgctcatcttcttcttctccgtcttCTGGGGCTTCTTCCCGCTCTACAAcgccgtcttcgtcttccccCTGGAGCGCCCCTTCCTCCTCAAGGAGCGCTCCTCCGGCATGTACCGGCTCTCCTCCTACTTCGCGGCGCGCACGGCCGCCGACCTCCCCATGGAGCTCGGCCTGCCGACGGCGTTCGTGCTCATCCTCTACTGGATGGGCGGCCTGGACCCGCGCCcggcctccttcctcctctccctcctcgtcgtcctctaCTCCGTGCTCGTCGCCCAGAGCCTGGGGCTCGCCGTCGGTGCCGTGCTCATGGACGTCAAGCAAGGGACGACCCTGGCTTCCGTCATCACCATGGTGTTCCTCATCGCCGGTGGCTACTACGTGCAGCATATCCCGCCGTTTGTCGGCTGGCTCCGGTGGCTCAACTACAGCTTCTACTGCTACCGGCTGCTGCTTGGGATACAGTTCCCCGACGGGGGCGGGTACTATGaatgcggcagcggcggggcgATGTGCCCCGTGGCGGAGTTCCCGGCCATCAAGGCTGTCGGGCTTGAGAACCATTGGGTGGATGTCTGCGTCATGGCGTTGCTCCTTGTTGGCTACCGCGTCGTCGCCTACCTCGCCTTGGACCGGCTCCAGCCCAGGTGA
- the LOC100830035 gene encoding probable polyamine transporter At1g31830 isoform X2, whose protein sequence is MEDRGCFKYNGVNEGEEERKGGHGIPKVSMVPLIFLIFYEVSGGPFGIEDSVKAAGPLLAIVGFLLFALIWSVPEALITAEMGTMFPENGGYVVWVSSALGPFWGFQQGWAKWISGVIDNALYPVLFLDYVKSSIPALGGGLPRTFAVLILTVALTYMNYRGLTIVGWVAVFLGVFSLLPFFVMGLIAIPRIEPSRWLEMDLSNVNWSLYLNTLFWNLNYWDSISTLAGEVENPKRTLPKALSYALVLVVGGYLYPLITCTAALPVVRESWTDGYFSDVAKILGGFWLHSWIQAAAALSNMGNFVTEMSSDSYQLLGMAERGMLPEFFAKRSRHGTPLVGILFSAFGVVLLSWMSFQEIIAAENYLYCFGMILEFIAFIKLRMTHPNTSRPYRIPLGTVGAVLMIIPPAILIIVVMALASFKVMAVSILAVLIGFALQPSLVYVEKKRWLRFSVSEDLPELPDSSPVADGDETVPLVI, encoded by the coding sequence ATGGAGGATCGTGGTTGTTTTAAGTACAATGGTGTCAATGAGGGCGAAGAAGAGCGAAAGGGAGGGCATGGCATCCCAAAGGTTTCCATGGTCCCCCTTATATTCCTCATATTCTATGAAGTTTCAGGGGGGCCCTTCGGGATTGAGGATAGTGTTAAGGCTGCTGGGCCGCTCCTAGCAATTGTGGGATTTCTTCTGTTTGCACTCATATGGAGTGTTCCAGAAGCACTGATCACTGCTGAGATGGGCACTATGTTCCCTGAGAATGGTGGCTATGTTGTCTGGGTCTCTTCAGCTCTTGGGCCATTTTGGGGATTTCAGCAAGGCTGGGCGAAGTGGATCAGCGGTGTCATAGATAATGCCCTCTATCCTGTCCTTTTTCTTGACTATGTCAAGTCTAGTATTCCAGCTCTTGGTGGTGGACTTCCAAGAACCTTTGCAGTGCTTATCCTCACAGTTGCTCTTACTTACATGAACTACAGAGGGTTAACAATAGTTGGCTGGGTGGCAGTCTTTCTTGGGGTGTTCTCTCTGCTACCATTCTTTGTAATGGGATTGATAGCTATTCCACGCATTGAACCTTCAAGATGGCTTGAAATGGACCTGAGCAATGTGAATTGGAGCTTGTATCTGAACACTCTGTTTTGGAACCTCAACTATTGGGATTCAATCAGTACATTGGCTGGAGAGGTCGAGAATCCAAAGAGGACTCTTCCGAAGGCACTTTCTTATGCTCTAGTTTTGGTAGTTGGGGGATACCTGTACCCTCTGATCACCTGTACAGCAGCACTACCAGTTGTTCGGGAGTCATGGACAGACGGATATTTCTCAGATGTTGCAAAAATTCTTGGTGGTTTCTGGTTGCATTCATGGattcaagcagcagcagcattgtCAAACATGGGCAACTTTGTCACCGAAATGAGCAGTGATTCTTATCAGCTTCTCGGGATGGCCGAGCGAGGTATGCTCCCTGAGTTCTTCGCCAAGAGATCGCGGCACGGGACTCCGCTGGTCGGCATCCTGTTCTCCGCGTTCGGCGTGGTCCTGCTGTCCTGGATGAGCTTCCAGGAGATCATCGCCGCAGAGAACTACCTCTACTGCTTCGGGATGATCCTGGAGTTCATAGCCTTCATCAAGCTGAGGATGACCCACCCCAACACCTCCCGGCCTTACAGGATCCCGCTGGGCACCGTGGGCGCGGTCCTGATGATCATCCCCCCAGCCATCCTGATCATCGTGGTGATGGCGCTGGCGTCCTTCAAGGTGATGGCAGTGAGCATCCTGGCGGTCCTTATTGGGTTTGCGCTCCAGCCGAGCCTGGTGTACGTGGAGAAGAAGCGGTGGCTGAGGTTCTCTGTCAGCGAGGACCTGCCTGAGCTGCCGGACTCCTCGCCTGTTGCCGATGGAGATGAGACCGTCCCCCTTGTCATCTGA
- the LOC100830035 gene encoding probable polyamine transporter At1g31830 isoform X1 — protein MKLRSTAITRANSACLPMEDRGCFKYNGVNEGEEERKGGHGIPKVSMVPLIFLIFYEVSGGPFGIEDSVKAAGPLLAIVGFLLFALIWSVPEALITAEMGTMFPENGGYVVWVSSALGPFWGFQQGWAKWISGVIDNALYPVLFLDYVKSSIPALGGGLPRTFAVLILTVALTYMNYRGLTIVGWVAVFLGVFSLLPFFVMGLIAIPRIEPSRWLEMDLSNVNWSLYLNTLFWNLNYWDSISTLAGEVENPKRTLPKALSYALVLVVGGYLYPLITCTAALPVVRESWTDGYFSDVAKILGGFWLHSWIQAAAALSNMGNFVTEMSSDSYQLLGMAERGMLPEFFAKRSRHGTPLVGILFSAFGVVLLSWMSFQEIIAAENYLYCFGMILEFIAFIKLRMTHPNTSRPYRIPLGTVGAVLMIIPPAILIIVVMALASFKVMAVSILAVLIGFALQPSLVYVEKKRWLRFSVSEDLPELPDSSPVADGDETVPLVI, from the coding sequence AAATTGAGGAGCACAGCAATAACACGAGCAAATTCAGCCTGTCTTCCTATGGAGGATCGTGGTTGTTTTAAGTACAATGGTGTCAATGAGGGCGAAGAAGAGCGAAAGGGAGGGCATGGCATCCCAAAGGTTTCCATGGTCCCCCTTATATTCCTCATATTCTATGAAGTTTCAGGGGGGCCCTTCGGGATTGAGGATAGTGTTAAGGCTGCTGGGCCGCTCCTAGCAATTGTGGGATTTCTTCTGTTTGCACTCATATGGAGTGTTCCAGAAGCACTGATCACTGCTGAGATGGGCACTATGTTCCCTGAGAATGGTGGCTATGTTGTCTGGGTCTCTTCAGCTCTTGGGCCATTTTGGGGATTTCAGCAAGGCTGGGCGAAGTGGATCAGCGGTGTCATAGATAATGCCCTCTATCCTGTCCTTTTTCTTGACTATGTCAAGTCTAGTATTCCAGCTCTTGGTGGTGGACTTCCAAGAACCTTTGCAGTGCTTATCCTCACAGTTGCTCTTACTTACATGAACTACAGAGGGTTAACAATAGTTGGCTGGGTGGCAGTCTTTCTTGGGGTGTTCTCTCTGCTACCATTCTTTGTAATGGGATTGATAGCTATTCCACGCATTGAACCTTCAAGATGGCTTGAAATGGACCTGAGCAATGTGAATTGGAGCTTGTATCTGAACACTCTGTTTTGGAACCTCAACTATTGGGATTCAATCAGTACATTGGCTGGAGAGGTCGAGAATCCAAAGAGGACTCTTCCGAAGGCACTTTCTTATGCTCTAGTTTTGGTAGTTGGGGGATACCTGTACCCTCTGATCACCTGTACAGCAGCACTACCAGTTGTTCGGGAGTCATGGACAGACGGATATTTCTCAGATGTTGCAAAAATTCTTGGTGGTTTCTGGTTGCATTCATGGattcaagcagcagcagcattgtCAAACATGGGCAACTTTGTCACCGAAATGAGCAGTGATTCTTATCAGCTTCTCGGGATGGCCGAGCGAGGTATGCTCCCTGAGTTCTTCGCCAAGAGATCGCGGCACGGGACTCCGCTGGTCGGCATCCTGTTCTCCGCGTTCGGCGTGGTCCTGCTGTCCTGGATGAGCTTCCAGGAGATCATCGCCGCAGAGAACTACCTCTACTGCTTCGGGATGATCCTGGAGTTCATAGCCTTCATCAAGCTGAGGATGACCCACCCCAACACCTCCCGGCCTTACAGGATCCCGCTGGGCACCGTGGGCGCGGTCCTGATGATCATCCCCCCAGCCATCCTGATCATCGTGGTGATGGCGCTGGCGTCCTTCAAGGTGATGGCAGTGAGCATCCTGGCGGTCCTTATTGGGTTTGCGCTCCAGCCGAGCCTGGTGTACGTGGAGAAGAAGCGGTGGCTGAGGTTCTCTGTCAGCGAGGACCTGCCTGAGCTGCCGGACTCCTCGCCTGTTGCCGATGGAGATGAGACCGTCCCCCTTGTCATCTGA